One Leptolyngbya sp. 'hensonii' DNA segment encodes these proteins:
- the pyrF gene encoding orotidine-5'-phosphate decarboxylase — protein MKNRIIVPLDVPDQARAMALVDRLPEVSFWKVGLELFVSSGPAILPLLKERGKRIFLDLKFHDIPNTMAGACRSAARYGVDLITVHAAAGKVALRAAQAAVLEATPAGAPVPNLIAVTLLTSLSSRALAFDLKVPLELPEYALQMALLAQECGLPGAVCSPEEVAQLRQTCGADFLLVCPGVRPTWAEQGDQTRSLTPAAALQAGASYLVIGRPITAAPDPVAAFNRIGEELATLA, from the coding sequence ATGAAGAACCGGATTATTGTGCCTCTGGATGTGCCCGATCAGGCCAGGGCCATGGCGCTGGTCGATCGCCTACCTGAGGTGAGCTTTTGGAAGGTGGGGCTGGAACTGTTCGTGAGCAGTGGGCCAGCCATCCTGCCCCTCTTGAAAGAGCGGGGCAAGCGGATTTTCCTGGATCTCAAATTCCATGACATCCCCAATACCATGGCCGGGGCCTGTCGATCGGCAGCCCGCTATGGGGTAGACCTGATCACGGTTCATGCCGCTGCCGGAAAAGTGGCCCTGCGAGCAGCACAGGCTGCCGTCCTGGAGGCAACCCCTGCGGGTGCCCCTGTGCCCAATCTGATCGCGGTCACCCTGCTGACCAGTCTCTCCTCCAGAGCCTTAGCCTTTGATCTGAAAGTTCCTCTAGAATTGCCTGAATACGCGCTGCAAATGGCACTCCTGGCCCAGGAGTGCGGTTTACCAGGAGCGGTCTGCTCTCCTGAAGAAGTGGCTCAACTGCGGCAAACCTGTGGAGCAGACTTTTTGCTGGTTTGTCCTGGGGTCCGGCCTACCTGGGCTGAGCAAGGGGACCAAACCCGATCGCTGACGCCAGCGGCGGCTTTGCAGGCAGGAGCCAGCTATCTGGTCATTGGGCGTCCGATTACGGCAGCCCCTGATCCGGTGGCTGCATTCAACCGGATTGGGGAGGAACTGGCCACCCTTGCGTAA